CGTTCCATGCAACCTGAGAAATAAGAATCATTTGCTTGGCATGCCCCCGCTTGTGATTACCCTCAGGCGGGGGTTTTTATATACAACTGCAACCTAAACATATGTTCCGTGTAAAGCACGGCAGGGAGTGGAGATGAAGGTTTATTACGAACAGGACACCAACTTGGAAATCCTGAAAGATCAGACTGTAGCAATCATCGGCTACGGCAGCCAGGGGCATGCACATGCTCAGAACCTTCGCGAGTCTGGTGTTAATGTTGTTGTCGGGCAGCGTCCTGGCGGAGCAAACTACGACTTAGCTAAAGCTGACGGCTTTGAGCCGATGTCTGCTGCAGATGCATCTGCACAGGCAGATATTATTATGATCCTACTCCCCGATCAGTACCAGTCTGCTGTCTTTGAGAACGACATTAAGCCGAACCTCAATGCTGGCAACTCACTTGTCTTTGCACATGGCTTTAATATTCATTTTGCTCAGATCGTAGCCCCGAAAGACGTTGATGTATTTATGGTAGCCCCGAAAGGCCCAGGTCACCTCGTTCGCCGCACCTACACCGAGGGTGGTGGCGTTCCTTGTTTGTTTGCTGTCCACCAAGACGCATCAGGCAAAGCACAGGAGAAGGCTTTGGCTTACGCTGAAGGCATTGGCGGCGCCCGTTCCGGTATCATCGAAACCACTTTTGCTGAAGAGACTGAAACAGACCTCTTTGGTGAACAGGCAGTTCTTTGTGGCGGTATTTCTGCTCTTATTAAAGCCGGTTTTGAAACTCTGTGCGAAGCAGGCTACCAGCCTGAAATTGCATACTTTGAATGTTTGCATGAGACAAAACTGATTGTAGATTTGCTGTATGAAGGTGGTCTTGCCAACATGCGTAATTCCATCTCCGATACTGCAGAGTATGGTGACTATGTAACTGGTCCTCGTATTATCACCGAGGAAACCAAAAAAGAAATGAAACGAGTTCTGGAAGATATTCAAAAAGGTCGTTTTGCACGTGACTTCATCCTTGAGTCTCAGGCAAACTATCCGTTCTTTGCTGCTACTCGTCGTCTTGAAGCTGCTCACCAAATTGAAGAAGTCGGCGGACGCCTTCGTGGTATGATGCCATGGCTTAAAAAATAAGCAGTCCAATAATAAAAAAAAGCCGCACAGTGTGCGGCTTTTTTTTGTTCTAATAATCAGACAGTTGCACACCCTTTTTAACTTTCTATAAGTATATGAGTAGGGGGCACTATGTGCATACGTCAAGAGGACAATGCCTTGACCGAATTGGGACTAAAAATTATTATTTTCGGGAAGTTATCCAGAAAGTGTTTCAGGATATAACTCTCCTGTTAGAATCAATGCATATGTAAGGATGTTGTCATCATGTTCAGTCATTTCTCAAAATACACTCTTCCAGAGCCAACGCAGAGCGCTCTTATTACCATTGATTTACAAAATGATTTTGTTCTATCTGGAGCTCCTGCTGAAGGAAAAGGAGCAGCACGGGCTGCTGCTATGGCTGGTGAAATGGTGCGCTATTACCGTAACCATGGGTTACCTATTGTTCATGTCATCCGTGTGTATTCTACAAAAGATAACGCATCTAATGTGGACGTGTGTCGACGTGAGGCTGTAGAGAATGGGGTGCAATTGGTACTTTCCGGTACTGAAGGGATGCAGCCTGTAGCTGATATAATTCCGGAAGGGGTTGTTGCAGATGGTGATTTACTTCTGACAGGTGAACCGCAGCGGATCTCAGCAAATGAACAGATATTGTGGAAGCCGCGTTGGGGCTGTTTCTATAATACGAAGCTAAATGCAATTCTGCGGGAGCAGAACGTAAACACAGTTGCTATTGCCGGAACATGGTTCGCTAACTGTGTCCGTACAACTATTTATGAAGCAACAGCCCATGATTATCGTGTGGTAGCACTGCGTGATGCCATCGCGGGTATACATCCTGAAGGTGAAGCTGATCTTGCAAAAATACAATGCGGCGTTTGTGATTGTTCCGAATGGACAGCCCTTCTTGAGGCGACGAGCCGGCCATAGATAATTTGTTGCGGTGCAGGTTGTTTAAAAGAGGCTTTCTATGCGCCTTCTTTAATGAGCTGTGCGTAGAGATATTCATCATCAGGGTATTTAATACCCTTGCCGGTGACGATAATGCTCGGGTACATCTGGTCGGAACGAGGATCAGCCAGTTCACGAACTTCCCATCGTCCATCTTCTTTGCCTACCACAAATTCTTTTTTTTCTTTATGTGCAACCTTGATTGCGTACAATACAGATTCTTTGAATGTCATGGTAGTTCTCCTGTACATATAAAAAAAGCGACTTCATTTGAAGCCGCTCAGAATGGTTTGATTGCCTAGCCGCAACTGCCGCCACAACTGCTGCAACCGCCGCCGCCACCAAGTGGATTCTCGGACTCAATGACAAAGCCCTGATAGCGGATGTCTACAGTAAGAGCGCCTGTTTTGTCGAGCAGATCCTTGTTAATACAAAAAGTGTATGGATCAGCGGAAAAAACAGTGTCGTCGTCGTTTGGTTCATCCATTGCCAGTGCGAGATTAGGGCCACTGCAGCCGCCTGGAGCAAGATAAATGCGAATGGATGCAAGTTCTCTATCTTCAAAATGCGCATCGAGTGATTTTCGAGCATCGTCAGTCATTGTGAACATAATGTGTTCCTCCGAATTTTATATGCTGAAACACTACTCATCGGCGAGAAATAAAGTCAAATAGATGTGTGATGGATAGATAGAGCTTCTGTGCTATACCTTCTTTCTATCAGTTTTATTTATAGGTCAGACGACAAAAAAAGGCGGCTTCAAGATGAAGCCGCCTTTTATAAGCTAAGATCGTCTAGCCGCAAGAACCGGAGGAACAACTGCCACAAGAGCTGCCGCCGCCAAGAGGGTTCTCAGACTCAACAACAAAGCCCATGTAAGAAAGGTCGATGGTAATTTTACCAGACTTTTCAATGAGGTCTTTATTAATGCAGAAAGTGAAATCTTTCTCTTCAAATACGGAATCTTCTTCGTTTGGCTCATCCAGAGCCAATGCCAATCTTGGGCCGCTTCAGCCGCCCGGAGCCAGATAGATGCGGATAGGAGATTTTTCCTTATCAGCAAAGTACGCCGCAAGTTCTTTGTGGGCGTTTTCAGTCAATGTAAACATTGAATTTCCTCCACGTAGGTTGTTCTTATCAAGTAAAGGTAGTTATCGGCTTTGTCAATAGAAATGGATTTTGTGTATCGGAATTTCAGATGTGAAGTACTTGGTTCTCTACTTGTTTTACGTATGCTTCGTAGTTGTCTGTATGCTTCAACGAGAATAGAAAACTCGAGAATTGTTTTTCAGGATTTCATGGTAGCATAAACAGAGCTTTTAGTAATTGGGGGGCAGGTACGAGAGGGAGAAGATTGTTTTGATTGCCAATAGCTATACCATAAAAATAAGGTTCATGTAGGTAATGTCAACCAGCTCCTATGGGTAACAAAAAAGGTGGCAATGTCCCCGTGGGGTGGGTTGCAGAAAGCACGTGGAGTATGTTTCTTTTATGCAAGAAAAAAGATAAGATGTAGTCTTAATCTTTCATGGAAGAAAGCAGAACAAAGGATACATATATGGGAAATGTGAAAACTGTTATGACTGAAGACGAAGTGCGGCGCACTATAGACCGCCTCGCGTTTCAGGTTATAGAAAATCATGGTGAATGCGAAAACCTTGTTCTGGTTGGTATCCAGAGAAGAGGTGTTGATATTGCAGCACGTGTGCGTACTGTGTTGGAAGAGCAGTTGGAAAAAACTGTGGAGTCCGGTTCGTTGGATATTAACTTGTATCGTGATGACTGGACAACTTTGGATGTGCAACCCATGATTAACGAGACCGATATCCCCTCCAGTGTAGATGGCAAGGTACTCTTGTTGATAGATGATGTGTTGTTTACCGGTCGAACTGTCCGTGCAGCGTTGGAGGCTGTCCTTGATTATGGCAGACCTAGCCGTATAGAGTTGATGGTGCTTGTTGATCGCGGCCATCGTGAACTACCTATTCAGGCAAATTATGTGGGTAAGCAGATTGCAACAGCACGTACAGAACAGGTTGATGTGTTAATTGAAGAGACTGATGGTCGAGATGAAGTTTTACTTCAGCACGCAGAATAAGAGCGTTCTAGATACGTTGTTATCTCGATTTCTGAATAGATAAAAAAGCCCCGCTTCATGATATGAAGCGGGGCTTTTTTATTTACTATGCCTTATCTGTCTGTGAAGAACAGAGAAGGGCTTTTGCCACAGTTATTTTGCTGCTTCGTTGGACTCAGCTTTGTGACCAAGGGTGAATGCACTGAAGACAATTGTGAGTACACAACATGCTACCATGGTAATGAATACACCACGCCATGCAAAATGGTCAGCAATCCAGCCTACACCGGAACCGGCAATAGCGGAACCGAACACGTAACCGAAGAAGCCTGTAAAGCCAGCAGCGGTGCCAGCAGCTTTTTTAGGAACGAGGTCGAGTGCATGGAGACCAATGATCATGATTGGACCGTATACGAGGAAGCCAATAGCAACGAGAGCCACGTAATCGATCCATTTAGGACCGCTGAGGTTGAACCAGTATACGACAACGAACACCAGTGTCAGCGCCATGAAGAGCATGGTTGCAGGAGCACGTTTGCCTTTGAATACTTTATCTGACAGCCAGCCACATACGATGGTACCAGGGATAGCAGCATATTCAAAGAGAGACCACGCAATAGAAGACTCTTTAAAGGAGTAGCCTTTAACTTCCTGAAGGTAAGTAGGAATCCAGTCAACTACACCGTAACGCACAAAGTAGCAGAATGCGTTAGCAATAGCGATTGCCCAGAGGTATTTGTTAGTAAGAATGTGTTCGAAGAAGATTTCTTTAAAAGTAAAGGTTTCTTCGTGTTTCTTAGCATCGTAGCCTTCAGGGTAGTCGTTACGGTATTCTTCAACACTTGGAAGTCCACAAGACTGTGGAGTATCGCGCAGAAGGAAGAATGTGATGAATGCGAGTCCAGCTGCGACTGCTGCGTTGAAGTAGAATTTTGCACCCCAGTCGTTGAACATCATAACACCGAGGAATGCGAGGTTAGCAACAAGAGCGCCACCGATGTTGTGTGCAACGTTCCAAACAGCAACGGTCATGCCGCGCTCTTTAGTGGAGTACCAGTGAACCATAGTTTTGCCACAAGGAGGCCAACCCATGCCCTGAACCCAGCCGTTCAGAGTCATAAGTACAACAAGAAGGGTTACGCTTTCAAACACCCATTTGTTCAGGCCGGTAAAGGCAAGAATGGCACAAGAAAGAAGCAGTCCACATGGGAGGAAGTATTTAGGGTTACTTCTATCTGAAATTGAACCCATAACAAATTTAGATACACCGTACGCAATAGACAGACCTGTCATTGCAGTTCCGAGCATTGCTTTTGTGTACTCTGGGTACTCTTTAAGAATGTCAGGGATTGCAAGTGCAAAGTTTTTACGTACAAGGTAAAATGCAGCGTAACCGATGAAAATACCAA
This sequence is a window from Halodesulfovibrio aestuarii DSM 17919 = ATCC 29578. Protein-coding genes within it:
- the ilvC gene encoding ketol-acid reductoisomerase; translated protein: MKVYYEQDTNLEILKDQTVAIIGYGSQGHAHAQNLRESGVNVVVGQRPGGANYDLAKADGFEPMSAADASAQADIIMILLPDQYQSAVFENDIKPNLNAGNSLVFAHGFNIHFAQIVAPKDVDVFMVAPKGPGHLVRRTYTEGGGVPCLFAVHQDASGKAQEKALAYAEGIGGARSGIIETTFAEETETDLFGEQAVLCGGISALIKAGFETLCEAGYQPEIAYFECLHETKLIVDLLYEGGLANMRNSISDTAEYGDYVTGPRIITEETKKEMKRVLEDIQKGRFARDFILESQANYPFFAATRRLEAAHQIEEVGGRLRGMMPWLKK
- a CDS encoding cysteine hydrolase family protein, whose product is MFSHFSKYTLPEPTQSALITIDLQNDFVLSGAPAEGKGAARAAAMAGEMVRYYRNHGLPIVHVIRVYSTKDNASNVDVCRREAVENGVQLVLSGTEGMQPVADIIPEGVVADGDLLLTGEPQRISANEQILWKPRWGCFYNTKLNAILREQNVNTVAIAGTWFANCVRTTIYEATAHDYRVVALRDAIAGIHPEGEADLAKIQCGVCDCSEWTALLEATSRP
- a CDS encoding IscA/HesB family protein is translated as MFTMTDDARKSLDAHFEDRELASIRIYLAPGGCSGPNLALAMDEPNDDDTVFSADPYTFCINKDLLDKTGALTVDIRYQGFVIESENPLGGGGGCSSCGGSCG
- a CDS encoding IscA/HesB family protein, yielding MFTLTENAHKELAAYFADKEKSPIRIYLAPGGUSGPRLALALDEPNEEDSVFEEKDFTFCINKDLIEKSGKITIDLSYMGFVVESENPLGGGSSCGSCSSGSCG
- the pyrR gene encoding bifunctional pyr operon transcriptional regulator/uracil phosphoribosyltransferase PyrR — its product is MGNVKTVMTEDEVRRTIDRLAFQVIENHGECENLVLVGIQRRGVDIAARVRTVLEEQLEKTVESGSLDINLYRDDWTTLDVQPMINETDIPSSVDGKVLLLIDDVLFTGRTVRAALEAVLDYGRPSRIELMVLVDRGHRELPIQANYVGKQIATARTEQVDVLIEETDGRDEVLLQHAE
- the pgtP gene encoding phosphoglycerate transporter protein PgtP: MIGIFKPAPHIERVPEERIDAEYKKNKMKVFLGIFIGYAAFYLVRKNFALAIPDILKEYPEYTKAMLGTAMTGLSIAYGVSKFVMGSISDRSNPKYFLPCGLLLSCAILAFTGLNKWVFESVTLLVVLMTLNGWVQGMGWPPCGKTMVHWYSTKERGMTVAVWNVAHNIGGALVANLAFLGVMMFNDWGAKFYFNAAVAAGLAFITFFLLRDTPQSCGLPSVEEYRNDYPEGYDAKKHEETFTFKEIFFEHILTNKYLWAIAIANAFCYFVRYGVVDWIPTYLQEVKGYSFKESSIAWSLFEYAAIPGTIVCGWLSDKVFKGKRAPATMLFMALTLVFVVVYWFNLSGPKWIDYVALVAIGFLVYGPIMIIGLHALDLVPKKAAGTAAGFTGFFGYVFGSAIAGSGVGWIADHFAWRGVFITMVACCVLTIVFSAFTLGHKAESNEAAK